One region of Culex pipiens pallens isolate TS chromosome 2, TS_CPP_V2, whole genome shotgun sequence genomic DNA includes:
- the LOC120422802 gene encoding uncharacterized protein LOC120422802, which produces MDFEPRTIVNGAQLKHHPGKAVSIHLFVDRAETDGRSFTGRSTDGLNIQVVLSQPLSELLHGWVEVIGMAGSNESVRCKEIITYKETEESAFDAFGHDALCTFLANCKDIFQMT; this is translated from the exons ATGGACTTTGAACCGCGTACTATCGTAAACGGTGCCCAGCTGAAGCACCATCCGGGCAAGGCGGTCAGCATCCACCTGTTTGTAGACCGCGCCGAAACGGACGGACGCAGCTTCACCGGCCGTTCCACCGATGGGCTGAACATCCAGGTCGTGCTGTCCCAGCCGCTGAGCGAGCTGCTGCACGGCTGGGTCGAGGTCATCGGGATGGCCGGCTCAAACGAGAGCGTGCGATGCAAGGAG ATAATCACCTACAAGGAGACGGAGGAAAGTGCGTTTGATGCGTTTGGCCACGATGCGCTTTGTACGTTTCTGGCCAACTGCAAAGACATCTTCCAAATGACCTAG